Proteins co-encoded in one Malus domestica chromosome 09, GDT2T_hap1 genomic window:
- the LOC103429149 gene encoding transcription factor UPBEAT1-like: MSSAPGNYLKATLAGRRRRRNTSRRRLMPRRCRAPVRSFNSGDRKRRCSKAVSAKLETLKTLVNPTHVGKSLKADELFQETADYIVLLRTQVVILQRLVEFYGSSEKENVAAVS, encoded by the coding sequence ATGAGCTCTGCTCCTGGAAATTACCTCAAGGCCACCCTGgccggaagaagaagaagaagaaacacctCGAGAAGAAGACTTATGCCGCGCCGGTGTCGAGCTCCGGTTAGAAGCTTCAACAGCGGCGACCGCAAACGGCGTTGTTCGAAGGCGGTCTCGGCCAAGCTGGAGACGCTAAAGACCCTCGTTAATCCGACCCACGTCGGAAAATCGCTAAAAGCAGACGAATTGTTCCAGGAAACGGCGGATTACATCGTTCTGCTGCGGACCCAGGTCGTGATTTTGCAGAGACTCGTCGAGTTTTATGGATCTAGTGAGAAGGAAAATGTTGCTGCTGTATCATAG